TAGCATCTCTATCCTTCCGCCGTACTTTTCCTTGTACGACGCCCTGCACTGCACGCAGCAAAAGAACCGCTCGAACCTTGCAAACCTGAGCACCTTTGGCTTGCCGTGCACGGGCCCTCCGCAAAAGTCGCATTTCAGCTTTACTTTCAGGCCCTCGACATACACATGGAAGTGCTTTTTCTGCTTTTTAATGTTCTCGAGCGAGACAAGATCCTCGCGCGCCTTGTCTATCTTGGACAGGTCTATCTCCGGCCTCACAGCCTTGATGAGGCCGATGTTGATGAGGCGTTCGTACCTTGCCTTGACTGTCGGCGTGCTGACGCCTATTTCGCGCGACACTGCGCGAAAGGACTTGCGGCCATCCTCCATCAGTGATTTCAGTATGGCGACATCAGTGTCGTCAAGCTCTACCGGCACGGTGTAAGATCTCTCTGGGCTGGCTTATTATGATAACGCGTGTCTGTCAGTTGCTGCTGGCCCTGATGTCTATCGTCCTTCCCTCCCAGTTATAGTTCAGGGGGGTATACGGGTACGTTTGCGGCTTGCCCGGGTCGTTTTCAAACGTGGCAATGGTGCCACTCTTTTCGTACGCGTTGCGCAG
The sequence above is drawn from the Nitrososphaera viennensis EN76 genome and encodes:
- a CDS encoding AsnC family transcriptional regulator, which translates into the protein MPVELDDTDVAILKSLMEDGRKSFRAVSREIGVSTPTVKARYERLINIGLIKAVRPEIDLSKIDKAREDLVSLENIKKQKKHFHVYVEGLKVKLKCDFCGGPVHGKPKVLRFARFERFFCCVQCRASYKEKYGGRIEMLKRSQEEGE